From the Burkholderia mayonis genome, one window contains:
- a CDS encoding SDR family oxidoreductase, with product MTNLWDRAFDLTGRVALVTGGAAGIGHACAQLLAQRGASVALVDLHPETMRIAATLEGGAARHAGMSLDLRDYSAAQAAVERVASRFGGVDLLVNSAGVALLDKALDVGEAAWDATMAINVKASFFIAQAVARQMIAGGRGGRIVNLASQASVVGLDRHVAYCASKAAIVGMTKVLALEWAPHGITVNAVSPTIVETELGKKAWAGEAGERAKREIPSGRFARPDEIAALVLYLLSDAAAMMTGENVVIDGGYTVR from the coding sequence ATGACGAATCTCTGGGACAGGGCGTTCGATCTGACGGGCCGCGTCGCGCTCGTGACGGGCGGCGCGGCGGGCATCGGGCATGCGTGCGCGCAACTGCTCGCGCAGCGCGGCGCGAGCGTCGCGCTCGTCGATCTGCATCCCGAAACGATGCGGATTGCCGCGACGCTGGAAGGCGGCGCCGCGCGCCACGCCGGCATGTCGCTCGACCTGCGCGACTACTCGGCCGCGCAGGCGGCGGTCGAGCGCGTCGCGTCGCGCTTCGGCGGCGTCGACCTGCTCGTCAACAGCGCCGGCGTCGCGCTGCTCGACAAGGCGCTCGACGTTGGCGAGGCCGCGTGGGACGCGACGATGGCGATCAACGTGAAAGCGTCGTTCTTCATCGCACAGGCGGTCGCGCGGCAGATGATCGCGGGCGGCAGAGGCGGGCGGATCGTCAATCTCGCGTCGCAGGCGAGCGTGGTCGGCCTCGACCGGCATGTCGCGTATTGCGCGAGCAAGGCCGCGATCGTCGGGATGACGAAGGTGCTCGCGCTCGAATGGGCGCCGCATGGGATCACCGTCAACGCGGTGTCGCCGACGATCGTCGAAACCGAGCTCGGCAAGAAGGCGTGGGCGGGCGAAGCCGGCGAGCGCGCGAAGCGCGAGATTCCGTCCGGCCGCTTCGCGCGGCCGGACGAGATCGCCGCACTCGTGCTCTATCTGCTGAGCGACGCAGCCGCGATGATGACAGGCGAGAACGTCGTGATCGACGGCGGCTATACCGTGCGTTGA
- a CDS encoding MDR/zinc-dependent alcohol dehydrogenase-like family protein, whose translation MSSIAEAPPQRAAAHSDAGALPATMRAVVCHGPEDYRLEQVPVPKPGPDEILTEVELVGICMGDIKTFRGAPSFWGDAVQPRYVKPPMIPGHEFVCRVAALGPGAEQRGVKVGDRVISEQIVPCWGCRFCGHGQYWMCQKHDLYGFQKNVHGAMAEYMIFTKEAIVHQVPDSIPSDEAILIEPLSCSLHAADRANVGFDDVVVVAGAGTLGLGIVGAVRLRHPKKLIVLDMKPERAALALRMGADEVWNPGEENVIEKIRSITDGYGCDVYIEATGHHRAVGQGLAMLRKLGRFVEFSVFNDDATVDWSIIGDRKELDVLGSHLGPYMYPRAIEFIGSRKIDVRGIVTHTFPLSRFAEAFAVMERGEQSLKVVLDPRG comes from the coding sequence ATGTCGTCGATAGCCGAAGCGCCGCCGCAACGCGCGGCCGCGCACAGCGACGCGGGCGCGCTGCCCGCCACGATGCGCGCCGTGGTATGTCACGGTCCGGAGGACTACCGCCTCGAACAGGTGCCCGTGCCGAAGCCGGGACCCGACGAGATCCTGACCGAAGTCGAGCTCGTCGGCATCTGCATGGGCGACATCAAGACGTTCCGCGGCGCGCCGTCGTTCTGGGGCGACGCGGTGCAGCCGCGCTACGTGAAGCCGCCGATGATCCCGGGCCACGAGTTCGTGTGCCGCGTCGCCGCGCTCGGACCGGGCGCCGAGCAGCGCGGCGTGAAGGTCGGCGATCGCGTGATCTCCGAGCAGATCGTCCCGTGCTGGGGCTGCCGCTTCTGCGGCCACGGCCAGTACTGGATGTGCCAGAAGCATGATCTGTACGGATTCCAGAAGAACGTGCACGGCGCGATGGCCGAGTACATGATCTTCACGAAAGAGGCGATCGTCCACCAGGTGCCCGATTCGATTCCGTCCGACGAGGCGATCCTGATCGAGCCGCTGTCGTGCTCGCTGCATGCGGCCGATCGCGCGAACGTCGGCTTCGACGACGTGGTCGTCGTCGCGGGCGCGGGCACGCTCGGGCTCGGCATCGTCGGCGCGGTTCGGCTGCGCCATCCGAAGAAGCTGATCGTGCTCGACATGAAGCCTGAGCGCGCGGCGCTCGCGCTCAGGATGGGCGCGGACGAAGTATGGAATCCGGGTGAAGAGAACGTGATCGAGAAGATCCGGTCGATCACGGACGGCTATGGCTGCGACGTCTATATCGAGGCGACCGGCCACCATCGCGCGGTCGGTCAGGGGCTCGCGATGCTGCGCAAGCTCGGCCGTTTCGTCGAATTCAGCGTGTTCAACGACGACGCGACCGTCGACTGGTCGATCATCGGCGACCGCAAGGAGCTCGACGTGCTCGGCTCGCATCTCGGCCCGTACATGTATCCGCGCGCGATCGAGTTCATCGGATCGCGCAAGATCGACGTGCGCGGCATCGTCACGCACACGTTTCCGCTGTCGCGCTTCGCGGAGGCGTTCGCGGTGATGGAGCGCGGCGAGCAATCGTTGAAGGTCGTACTGGATCCGCGAGGTTAA